GTTATGGCCCCCATGTTTTTGCATCAATATCTTAAGTTTGGGGACGCTAGGTATTTCCTTAAATTCTTTGGGGCGAATGATCGGGTCGTCGGATGCAGTTACGATAGTAACATCTACTTTTAGATTCTTGAAATCCTCAGGACCTAAAGTATACGTATTGAAATAATCATCTGTACTTTTGAATTGAGAAGTTGAGGCAACGATCCTATCCGTCATGTCCATCACAGTTTTGCCCTGCATGATATTGGGATACGGATGTAGATCTGGAAAATGAACATTCTTCTTTGCCAAAGAGAGTTTCCATTTTTCTAAAAAGTATTTTCCTATAATCAGTTTAGAATCCATCATCTCCGTGGCGCTTTTGGGATGAAGAGGAGGGCTGACTGCTATACAATGCTTTAAGTTCGGAACGGGCTGCTTATTGCGGGAATGCTCTCTTGCAACTCTGAGAGTGAAATTTCCCCCCATAGAAAACCCACCTAGATATACGGGGAGCTTCGGGCCGAAGTCCTTTGCTACTTTGCGCACAGCTTCATACGTTTCTCGTATTAAACTTCCGTTAAATGGTTCCGGATTTAAATGATGAGTGTCGCCATGATCTCTTAAGTTCAGACGAAAGATGGAGATTCCTTTATCAAAGAATCTTCTGGCGGTCCTTTGGATATAATTGGAATCCATACTTCCTTCCCAACCGTGAATGAGTATGAGCAATCCCTTGTTTGCAGAAGCTTTAGAATAATGACCTAAAAGTCTAACTCCTTTGCCAGCATCGATGACCGCTGCCTTGGAATTCTTATCCATGGGATGATCCGGAGTATTCTGCCTCATGAGTGAAGCGAGGACAGTTTGGATAAAAGGATGTCTGAGATGAATGGGAGGTTTAAAAGGATGGATTTGATCCATGCCGACATTTTTTTCCATTCAGGCCGGCAAGCGCAAGCGATTCGTTATAGAAACTCTGTTAGAACTTTGTACAGTTGGGTCGGTTGAAACGGTTTGCCTATAAAACCTTCTATTCCGTGTTGTGCGCATTTTTCATAGGTTTCGGAAAAGGAACTAGCAGTTACCGCGACGATCGGGATCTTTGAATTAGAAGAATCTAAAGCGTGTATCGCATCCGCAGTATGATATCCGTCCATGCCCGGCATTTGCAAATCCAGAAGAATCAGATCATACTTTGTCTCGTTGGCTTCTAGTAGCTTTAGCGCTTCGTAACCGCTGAGAACTACGTCAGCTTTCAGGCCGGTTTTGCTGATCTGTTTGGAGAGGATCTTGAGATTGATCTCGTTATCATCTACTACTAAGACTGCTCCGGAAGGAAAGAATGGAACGGAGTCTTGTTCTTTGGGAGCCTGTTTTGTTGGGAATTCATTCTCGGTCTTTAAAGGAAGAAGCACAGTGAACTCAGAACCTTCTCCCGGTTCTGAATAGAGACGTATGTCTCCCTTCATTAAGGTTACGATTCTCTTGGCGATATACAATCCTAAGCCGACTCCCTTATACTTTCTGGTATCTGCCAGATCTTCTTGGTGGAATGCCTCGAAGATCTTTTGTCTCGCTTCTTCTTTGATGCCGATGCCTGTATCACTGATCTTGAATACGATATAATTTTCTCCTTCTCGATCGATGGAAAGAGACACGGAACCTTTCTCGGTAAATTTTACGGAGTTCATTAGAAGGTTCAGAAGGATCTGTTCTATCCTGGTTCTATCGCCTACAATATTTGCAGGAAGTTTATTGGATATGAGGATCTGCAGACTGATATTCTTTGCCTTCGCGCTCGGTTCTATCAGTGTGCGTACCATATCGATCAAAGTCTGGACCGAAAATACTTCTTCTCTGATCTCTATCTTTGCTGAATCTAAAGTGACCACTTGCAATAAGTCGTCTATCAATCTGGAAAGTATCTCTGTGGAATCTATTAGATCTCTTAAATATTCTTTTTGAGAAGGATCGGTTACTATATCATCAAGCAGATGCGCCATCCCGGAGATACCGTTCAAAGGAGTTCTCATTTCGTGAGAGATCATTCCTAAGAATTCTGATTTTGCTTTATCAGCCTTCTCCGCCCTTTCTTTCGCTTTTTCGAGAGCAAGCTCGGATTGTTTTGCAGTGGATATGTCCGTATGAGTTCCTACGATCCGTGTTGGTTCTCCGGTCTCATCCTTGATGATCAGTGCGCGGGATCGTATAAAGATAAAATCCCCATCCTTCTTCTTGTATCGAAGCACCTTATCGAAACGTTCTGTTTCCTCATTCTTATGTCTTCGGAATGCGGAAATAGCGATCCTTAGATCGTCAGGATGCACCAATTTTTTCCAGATCTGAGGATCGTCGTTGGAGATCTCTTCTTCCGTGTATCCAAGCATGGTCTTCCATCTTGCGGAAAGGAATAGTTTGTTTTCCTTAAGATTAAAATCCCAGTATCCGTCATTTGAAGCGAGATAAGTAAACTCTAGCTGTTCTTTCTGAACTCGGATCTGTTCCTCTACACTTCTGATTTCCGTAATATTCTTATTATTCACTAAGATCCCATCTTGGATCTTGCTCACTCGGATCTGATAACTTCTATGTCCGAAAAAATCGGTTACCATGAATTCTTTTTCGTTGGTCCCGCCTTCTTTAAATGTCTTCGCATATAATTCGAAGGTACCGATCAGAAGGTTTTGGGGGAATAATTTACAAAGAGAATGTCCTAAGACAGCTTCTCTACTCATATTTAACTCTGCTTCTGCAGCAGGGTTTAGATCCATGTAGAGAAAATCTTCTAATCCTCCTGTGTCATTAAAGACCGGTTCCAAATAATACAGAGGATCCGTGCTTTGCATTGCTGCTTCTCTAAAGATATCTTTCTCCTTCATTTCCTGATGAAGGTTTTGCGCGATAGAAAGGACCCAGTCGTCCTTCGGACAAAGGAGTGTACTATCGTAGAATTTTCCGGTGATGACGGAAGCGCGAATTCCTCTCCATTCGGAACCGGACTTGCTGATCGATTCCATGAATTGCACATATTCCGAGTTATTCTCTATATCACCCGGCCTCAGCTCTCGGTATGTTTTTCCGGACAATTCCTTTGCTGAGCTTGCATTCATCATTTTCGCGCCTTGGTCGTTGCAATGAACGATCTGTATATCGTATATCTTTCCGCTTTCATCGCGGATGATATGGCTCAAGAATATGGAACTTACATTGGAATGTGCAAAAAATTGAATAAAGGCCTGAATGTCCGGTGGGGTCTTTGGCATAATTCTCTTTCTGCTCTCTGGGAACTGAAGGACTCGTTATCTGTGGGAAACGTCTTTTGAGAATTTGACGCGTTAAGTCTGTAAAAAAGCCGTCTCTCAGGCTAATTTTAGAATTCATTTTGGATGGAAAGGCAAGGAATTTTAAGAAAGATCCCTGCCTGCAAACTTCTGATTTTAGAAAGAAGGGGACTTCTTCTAAAATTGCTTTCGCCTTAAGCAAACTTGCCGAGCGATCTTAGAATTCTTGGTTCGAGGATATTGTCCCATCCGAGGGAGAAGAAATCCTGCGAGAAGATGCCTCAATCTCCTTTTCTTGGCGACCGGATGTTTCCGTTTCTTCTGTAAAACCGATCTGAAAGGATTCGTAATTACGATAGATCTCTAAAAATGACTTTTGGGAAGAAACCTTCTGGATGCTCATCATTCATTTTTATGATTTTGAGACTTAATATCAATAAAAAATCTTTCGGCTACAAATTTTTCTGTTGACTATGGAAACAAAAAAATGGGATTTTGTTTCCAGAAACGTGGAAACAAAATATACTATAAATGTTTCCAATAAAGACTATGAAACAGAAAGAAAAAAAGAATCAGCATATCGCTCGATCAATCGCTAGCTTTGGAATTTTTTTCTGGGGGTTCGCTCTCTTCCCAGAAACAAATCATGATTTGGAGAAGGAAAGCCTTTGGACTACTTCTTCTCTCATTCGTTATTCGTTGGAAAATTCCGTTCAGGCCAAACTCGCTCGTTTGGATCTGGAAAATGCCGAATACGATTGGGAAAAGGAAAACGGTAAGTACAATTTTATCGGGACCTTGGGCGCCAATACCCAGAAAACAAGCAACCTTCCTTTACCTCAGTTCAATCTGCAAGGTCGGGAGATTACCAGTAATACCATTTCCGGTGGGCTCTCTAAGGCTTTCACTACAGGAACAACTACAAATCTAACCGTCTCGGACAACCGCTTTGAAACGGATGCGGGTAAGAGGCCGGAGCAGATAGGAACTGTTGCGCAGCAATTCGCTCAGCCAAGTTTACATTTTGCGAATATAGGATTCACTCTGAAGCAAGATTTACTAAAGAACGTATTCGGTTATCAACAGAAACGATCCTACGAGATCAGCCGTAGGATGACTTCGGTCCGCAAATTGGACGCGATGAATACTCTTTCAAGATCCGTAGTGAATTCTCTATTAGCTTTTTGGAATCTTTCTCTTGCGGACGAGAATCAGAAAACAGCCGAGCTTTTAGTTAGAAGCGTGAAGACTGTAAAGGATATCACTTCTTCTAAGGTGCGCTTGGGAGTCGCAGAGGGTTACGAATCGGGCCAATGGAATGCTCTCGCAATTTCCGCGGAGAATCAACTCAGACAAACTAAACTGGAGAAGGACAGAGCCCGTAGGGATCTTTTGGTTTCTCTTGGAAAGGATCCTGAGACAAAGATGAGTGTCGCGATGAATCTGGAGGATTCTCTTCCTATCTTTAAAGGAGAAGAGGATGAATTAGGTGAGGCATTCATCAATCGTTATGATTTCAGGAGTATTGCATTACAAAAACAAAATGCTACAGCCTCACTGGAAATCGCGAAAAACGGATTATTACCTTCTCTTTATGTAAGTGGTACGTATAACATGAGACAATACGACAGGGAATTCCCTCAAAGTTTCAATGGGATCACTGCGGGAAGGTACGGACAGAACTCCGCCGAGATCAAGATGGATTATCCTTTGGGAAATGACACCGCTAAAGCGGAGTATAGAAATTCTCTCACTCAGAGCAGAAAAATAGATATGCTCTATGATCAAACCCGGGAACAGGTTAAGACAGATGTGAAACAAGGTCTAGAAAGGATCAAGACCACTTACATCGTTTTAGAGGAATCTAAAAAGAATTTGGTCCAAGCAGAGAAATTTTATTCGGGAATCCTTCCAAGATATCAGTATGGAAGAGCCACTTCCGTAAATGTCAAAAACGCGTTAGATCTGGTTGCACAAGCTAGATACGGACTCATGCAAGCGAAAGTAAATTATAACACAGCTCTTGTTCAATACGAACTCTCCAAAGGTACGCTATTTCGTAAACACGGATTGGATGTGGATGAGGTTCTGAATCAAACAGACGGAGACAAAAAATGAATTTTGCAGAACTGTCGATTAAACGACCGATTTTCATCACCTGTACCGTTCTCATTATTCTTGTGACGGGATATTTATCCCTGAACAAGTTGGGAGTGGACTTATTTCCTAACGTAACGATCCCGGTAGTGACCGTTACTGTTCCTTACCCCGGTGCTGCTCCCAACGAGATCGAAACGTTGATCGCTAAGCCGGTCGAAGACGAACTCTCCACCATCTCCGGAGTAAAACGGATCCGCTCCACCTGTAACGAAGGTGCCGGAGTTGTGATCGTTGAATTTACTTTGGAAACGGACGTGAAGTACGCAGAGCAGCAGATCCGAGACAAAGTATCTGCAGTAAAACCAAAGCTACCGAACGATATCAAAGAGCCTGTCATTCGTAGGATAGACCCCGCGGATCAGCCGATCATCATTCTTGCATTGAATGCAGAATTGAGTGAAGCCCAGATCTATGATATCGCAAACGAAGAGATCAAGCAGAACCTTTTGACCGCTAAGGACGTAGGTAATATCACCATTTATGGCGGTAGAAAGAGAGAGATCCATGTAGAGCTTGATAGACAAAAATTAAAGCAGCACATGATTCCTGCTTCTGTTGTCTCGAATCGACTCGCTTCCGGTGGTACAAATATTCCAGCAGGTAAGGTGAGTAAGTCCGACTCGGAGCTTGTGTATAGGACCATCAATGAATTCAAATCTCCTCAGGAGATCAGAGATACGCCTATTTCTCTCTTCGGAAATGAGGTTCCTGTTAAGATAGGACAACTCGGACAGGTCACGGATACTCTCGAAGACGAAACCACTCGCGCATATTTTAACGGCAAGAAGGCCGTGTTCTTATTAGTATTCAAGCAATCCGGGGCGAATACTGTCGCAGTCGCTAAGGAAGTCAAGAAGAGAGTCGAAGATCTAAACAAAGAGCTCGCACGAAGAGAAGGTCACGCAGTACTTTCCATCGCGAATGATAACTCGATTCAGATCGACGACAATATCTACGACGTTAAAGAGACAATCATCATAGGGATCGCACTTACGATCGTAGTGGTGCTTTTATTCTTAGGTAGCGTAAGATCCACTGTGATTACAGGACTTGCTCTTCCGAACTCTCTCCTGGGAGCGTTCATCTTGATGGCGGTTGCCGGATTCACCGTGAACGTAATGACTCTTCTCGCATTGAGTTTGGCAGTAGGACTGCTTATCGACGACGCGATCGTGGTCCGCGAAAATATCTTCCGACACAGAGAGATGGGTAAGACTGCTAGAGATGCTTCGACGGAAGGAACCAAGGAAGTAACCCTCGCTGTGATTGCGACTACTATGACAGTGATCGCCGTGTTCTTGCCGATCGCTTTCGTAAGCGGTGTGGTCGGACAGTTCTTGAGAGAATTCGGATTAACGGTTTGTTTTGCTCTCTTGATCTCTCTCTATGACGCGTTGACCATCGCTCCTATGCTTTCTGCCTATTTCGGAGGAAAAATTTCCGGAGCTCATGGCGGACACGGGGCATCCCATTCTTCTCCGAGCGCTGAGTTTACTTCAATACCTTCTAACGGTAAGAAGAAAAAGAAGCCAGAGACCACTGCTTTGGAAGAGATCGCATTCTCCAAGATAAGAGCCCAAGAAAACCCGAAAGGAATTGTGGGAACGGTTCTCGGAGTTCCATTCCAAATTTTGAAAGTAATCTTTAAGTTCTTAGGCGTGATTCTTTCTCCTGTCGAAAAAGGTTTGGATTATGTTTTGGCTAAGTTTAATACATTCCAAACTTTCTTAGAGAATGTATATGCTTCCGTACTGAAGTTCACTTTGAAGAGACCAATCTTCATATTGAGCGGTGCGATCCTCATCTTCGTAGCGAGTTTGGTTCTTACTAAATTCATTCCTAAGACATTCTTGCCGGCTCAGGACCAAGGTAAGTTCCAAGTAACTCTGGACATGCCTCCTGGCACTTCGGTGCAACGTATGGCGGAAGTAGCACAAGATGTGTATCATAATCTTTCGGCTCACAAAGAGATCAAACTAGTGGCAATGTTCAATACGAACAGGACCGCTACCATGTTCGTAGAGATGATCCCTGCGAAAGAAAGAACCATGAACACATCCGAGTTCAAGGATACTCTTCGTAAAGAGTTGGAATCTTTCTCCTTTGCGAACCCGATCGTAAAAGATGTGGATAACGTGGGTGGAGGACAAAGACCTTTCACTCTCGTAGTCAGCGGACAGAACGGTAAGGTTGTCGAAGAATATTCCCGCAAACTATTCAATAAATTAAAAGATTCTAAAGCTCTTCTGGATGTGGACACAAGCTACAGAGCGGGTGCTCCAGAGTTCAGAGTGGTTCCGAACCGCGAAAGAGAAGTTCTTCTCGGAATTCCTGGAACAGTGATCGGTAACGAATTGAGAACATTGGTAGAAGGAACTACTCCAGCAGTCTTCAGAGAGAACGGAGTGGAATACGATATTCGAGTTCGATTGAAAGAAGGACAGAGAGACTTGAAGGATAACTTCTATAATTCATTTGTTCCTAACTTCAATAATATGATGATCCCGATCCAGAACGTCGCTTCTGCAGAAGAAACAACGGGGCTTGCGACCATCAATCGTATGAA
Above is a window of Leptospira semungkisensis DNA encoding:
- a CDS encoding YheT family hydrolase, producing MDQIHPFKPPIHLRHPFIQTVLASLMRQNTPDHPMDKNSKAAVIDAGKGVRLLGHYSKASANKGLLILIHGWEGSMDSNYIQRTARRFFDKGISIFRLNLRDHGDTHHLNPEPFNGSLIRETYEAVRKVAKDFGPKLPVYLGGFSMGGNFTLRVAREHSRNKQPVPNLKHCIAVSPPLHPKSATEMMDSKLIIGKYFLEKWKLSLAKKNVHFPDLHPYPNIMQGKTVMDMTDRIVASTSQFKSTDDYFNTYTLGPEDFKNLKVDVTIVTASDDPIIRPKEFKEIPSVPKLKILMQKHGGHNGFYENLKGDCWYFKVFDRVIFG
- a CDS encoding PAS domain-containing hybrid sensor histidine kinase/response regulator, which codes for MPKTPPDIQAFIQFFAHSNVSSIFLSHIIRDESGKIYDIQIVHCNDQGAKMMNASSAKELSGKTYRELRPGDIENNSEYVQFMESISKSGSEWRGIRASVITGKFYDSTLLCPKDDWVLSIAQNLHQEMKEKDIFREAAMQSTDPLYYLEPVFNDTGGLEDFLYMDLNPAAEAELNMSREAVLGHSLCKLFPQNLLIGTFELYAKTFKEGGTNEKEFMVTDFFGHRSYQIRVSKIQDGILVNNKNITEIRSVEEQIRVQKEQLEFTYLASNDGYWDFNLKENKLFLSARWKTMLGYTEEEISNDDPQIWKKLVHPDDLRIAISAFRRHKNEETERFDKVLRYKKKDGDFIFIRSRALIIKDETGEPTRIVGTHTDISTAKQSELALEKAKERAEKADKAKSEFLGMISHEMRTPLNGISGMAHLLDDIVTDPSQKEYLRDLIDSTEILSRLIDDLLQVVTLDSAKIEIREEVFSVQTLIDMVRTLIEPSAKAKNISLQILISNKLPANIVGDRTRIEQILLNLLMNSVKFTEKGSVSLSIDREGENYIVFKISDTGIGIKEEARQKIFEAFHQEDLADTRKYKGVGLGLYIAKRIVTLMKGDIRLYSEPGEGSEFTVLLPLKTENEFPTKQAPKEQDSVPFFPSGAVLVVDDNEINLKILSKQISKTGLKADVVLSGYEALKLLEANETKYDLILLDLQMPGMDGYHTADAIHALDSSNSKIPIVAVTASSFSETYEKCAQHGIEGFIGKPFQPTQLYKVLTEFL
- a CDS encoding TolC family protein, which gives rise to MKQKEKKNQHIARSIASFGIFFWGFALFPETNHDLEKESLWTTSSLIRYSLENSVQAKLARLDLENAEYDWEKENGKYNFIGTLGANTQKTSNLPLPQFNLQGREITSNTISGGLSKAFTTGTTTNLTVSDNRFETDAGKRPEQIGTVAQQFAQPSLHFANIGFTLKQDLLKNVFGYQQKRSYEISRRMTSVRKLDAMNTLSRSVVNSLLAFWNLSLADENQKTAELLVRSVKTVKDITSSKVRLGVAEGYESGQWNALAISAENQLRQTKLEKDRARRDLLVSLGKDPETKMSVAMNLEDSLPIFKGEEDELGEAFINRYDFRSIALQKQNATASLEIAKNGLLPSLYVSGTYNMRQYDREFPQSFNGITAGRYGQNSAEIKMDYPLGNDTAKAEYRNSLTQSRKIDMLYDQTREQVKTDVKQGLERIKTTYIVLEESKKNLVQAEKFYSGILPRYQYGRATSVNVKNALDLVAQARYGLMQAKVNYNTALVQYELSKGTLFRKHGLDVDEVLNQTDGDKK
- a CDS encoding efflux RND transporter permease subunit translates to MILSPVEKGLDYVLAKFNTFQTFLENVYASVLKFTLKRPIFILSGAILIFVASLVLTKFIPKTFLPAQDQGKFQVTLDMPPGTSVQRMAEVAQDVYHNLSAHKEIKLVAMFNTNRTATMFVEMIPAKERTMNTSEFKDTLRKELESFSFANPIVKDVDNVGGGQRPFTLVVSGQNGKVVEEYSRKLFNKLKDSKALLDVDTSYRAGAPEFRVVPNREREVLLGIPGTVIGNELRTLVEGTTPAVFRENGVEYDIRVRLKEGQRDLKDNFYNSFVPNFNNMMIPIQNVASAEETTGLATINRMNRNQSVEIYADVNPGGPGMGGAMEEVTKLTQTELPLPPGVRIGYTGQAENFKEMGTSLGIAMLLGVLFIYMVLASLYESFITPIAIMLVLPLALCGAFIALFLTQKSLDIFSMIGLIMLIGVATKNSILLVDFTNQLIQRGVEMKEAIIEAGRERLRPILMTSFALIAGMAPIAIGLNEASKQRTSMGVAIIGGLISSTILTLVVVPAAFSYIEKLNQMVRRNSPNPDA